The nucleotide window CTTTCGAGCATCCTGATCAGACACTCGATATACAGGATTTAGTTCATGCTTTTCAATTATTTATGACTTTTTCTCACCCACAAATTCTCATGAGGACCCGATTTTTATGCCGATTTCAATGAAATTGGGCCGGGGATGTATCGGCTCATCCTTCTTTCACTGCATGGCGACTCCATCTCTTCGGGGAATGGATCGATTTTGCAGTTGAACGCAATAAGGAAATCTCGCGAGCCCCTCCACATGGAGATACTGAATAGTAACGTTGCGGGCCGAGGCGGGAAGAGGGTAAGCAGTCGTATGAAGGTATTGCAATAGATACAGATCGGTCACGAGCCGTTAATGCTGCTAACTACAACATAAGAAGGCAATTACTTGCCGTCGGGAAGGAGTACAGGAAATGAAAGCTGTCGGCCGCACAACTCCGGTAGTACTACTCAGTCTTCTTCTGGTTCTTTTTTCGTCTCGATTCGCAGGCGCCTATGACGGGTCCCTCAGCACCTCCTGCGCCATTGAGGGAACAACGGCTACTGTATGCCTGGTATTGGATGTTCCTGCGGCCAGTGTGAAAGGGGTCTCCTTCAAGCTTACGGATACCCCCGACCTGCTGCATTATTCCAGCATCTCAGGCACCGCCTGCACCAGTGTGTTTCTTGTGGATGCGAATGAAAGCGACAATGTGGTGACCGGTCTGCTTGTATCTCTCTCAGGTAGTTGCATCCCAGCGGGGTCATGCTGCATAGCGGAAATCACATATAATGTTGACCCCAGTATGACTCCCGAAGATGTCATTACCCTCACCATACTGGAGGCATCCGTCGCTGAATGCGCAACCGGAGCATCTCTCGATATCGAACTGATTTCCGGCGAGTGCGGATGCGCCGAACCGACCACGTACTATCGCGATATGGATGAAGACACCTATGGACTAGATGCAGACTCAAAAGTGTTGTGCGCTCCCGAACCTCCCTATACAGCTTTGGTTGGAGGAGATTGTGACGACGGAGATGCGCTTCAGCATCCTGGAGCTGTTGAGGTTTGTAACCTAGAAGACGATGATTGCGACTTATTAACTGACGAACCTGGAGCGCAGGGCTGTTCCACATATTTTCGAGATGAAGACGACGATGGATATGGCGTGGATGCCGATAGTCAGTGCCTTTGCGCCGCAACGGACCCTTACACCGCAACCATAGCGGGCGATTGTGACGATGGGAATCCCGCTCGAAATCCAGGCGCAACAGAAATATGTACTGGAGGTATTGATGAGGATTGTGATGGATTAGTCGACGGGGCGGATACAGAAGATTGTGGCAGCTCCGCCTGCTGGACAGAAATCTGGACCCAAATCCATGACAGCGCGAATGGTGATGACACGACCATGGCCACCGCAATCGATAGTCAGGGAAACATAATCGCGGCGGGAACGGTCATGGGCCTGGTGGATCATGGCGAGAACGCATATCTGGTCAAGTATGACCCCGATGGGAATCTCCTTTGGACTCGCGAGGTCGACAGCGGCATAATCAAGATCGGCGGCACCATATACGGCGACGATAGCTTTGTAGACGTGTGCGTGGACAGCCACGACAATATCATTGCCGTTGGCGGAATCGGCGAGAACTTCCAGACAACCACTCCCCCGCGCGCAAAGTCGATGCTGATGAGAAAATACGCCCCTGATGGCACTTTCCTTCTGGAGAAGCGCTATTTTGAGTATGGCGGAGCGTGGGCCACGGGTTGCGCCGTCGACGGAGCAGACAACATCTATGTGACCGGAAATGTACTGACGGATTGGACTCCACACGCGTGGCAGTGGGCGACTCTTAAATACGACAGCAATTTCAATTTGCTGCTCGGACCCATTTATTATAACTACAGCACGTCTCAATATTATCCCGATCATTCTCACGGTATAGCCGTAGACAGCGCGGGAAACATGATCGTAGTCGGCTGCCGCGGAGTCAGCGGCTGCGAGGGTTGCGAGGATTATGACCTCGACTGGCACATACGCAAATATGCGCCCTCGGGCGTACTACTGTGGTCGGATACTCAGAGTGGACCGGCCCTCCTGGTGGATTTTGCCTGGGATGTGGATATCGATAGCAACGATGACATCATAGTCGCGGGCACAACTAACAAAGGAACCGATAACGACGTCTATTCGGATTACGATTGGCGCGTGATCAAGTATTCGAAAGACGGCGCAGTCCTGTGGACATACCTGTTGGATCCCTCCTTTACGGAAGAGAGCTATGACGTAGCGGTTGATGTGGATGACAACGCCTTAGTTGCGGGCTACATAAAAGACGCCGCTGAGATTGCGCATTGGCATCTCAAAAAGCTGGAAGGCGTCAGAGGCAACGAATTGTGTGCGGAGACGTGGAATGGCTCCTTGGAACATGAGGTAATCAGGGGCGTATCCTTCAGGGACAACACGATTGCTCTCGGAGGCAACTTCCACAATGGGCTGGATTACGATATGCGCACGAAGAAGCTTGAGACCGCATGCCAGCCCTTATCGCAGATCAATTTGTTGAGTCCCGCAAACGGTTCCGTACATTTGTACCCGCCGAGTTTCTGCTGGACTCCGGACGGTACATGCGATAGAGGCTTTGCCGTCGATTTCAGCGCATCTCCGGGGTTCAAGAATTTCTGGTCCACGTATGATAATCTGCACATGATCATTGCAGATGAATGTTGGCCGATGCCTATGACCTATTGGAACAAGATACCAGCGGGAAGTATGATCTTCTGGCGGGTCCGCGGTGCGGATGTGGATCTGGTTCCGCTTGCTCCGGTTCTCAGTCAAGAAATCTGGTCAATACAAAAGCAGTGATCTACCGGGCCACATCAGAGTGAGAAGGCTTTTCTGCGGGGAGGGAAACTAGCTTTCCCTCCCCCGCTCTTTGAAGAGCGAGTCGACGGCGTTGCGGACGTATTGCTCGTCGGTGAGGCCGAACGTCGCCTCGTCGGGAAACTTGACGAGCGATTTGATGTAGGCAGCGATATCTTTGAAGAGCTCGAGCCGGGAGCCAGACTCGAGACTTTCACGCCGCTGCACCGCCTGAAGAGCCAGAGCCGTGAACTCGGGAGGAGCGTGCTGGCGGAGCCGCGCCACCAGGTGCGGATATTCGCGAAACGAATTGTATTTCTCGGAGAGCAACCCGCCAAAGTCGTACTTCAGATCGGGCCGCTTTCGGATGACCACGGTACTCGCGGCGATATCTCCCAAACGCTGTGATCGGGGCGTCACGACGGAGGCAGTCCCTCCGATCAGATAGAAAACCGGCAGCGCATCCACGAACCGGAGCAGGTTGCGGATCGCGATCTGCGAGAATTTCAGGCGCAGGCCATCCTCGTCCACCACTCTCAGCCCCAGCAATCGTTTCCCGAGTGTCTGTCCGCGCCAGTACCATTCCAGGATGATGCTGTAGCCGATCGAGACGAGGAAGTACAGCAGAATAATGACCGCCGTTGCGAAGTCGCGACTGATGATGTTCAGAGAGTAGAGAAGCTGCGTGATGACCGACGTGATGACGATGATGCATCCGAGGTCGATGATCCACGCGAAGAAACGGGTCACCGGCCCCGCAAGGAGCAGCGAAAACGAGATGCCCTCGGACGTCCTGATGACTAGAGCATTGGTTCGTCTGAACATGCGTCAAGCCTCATCGATCAATTTCGGCGGGCGCCACTCTTTTTCTGCCCGACCACATCAGATAAACGGTCAACAGAATCAATTCGAGCAATCCGAACGTGGTTTTTAGCGAGTAGGGGATGACCGGCTCGTGATACTGCGAGAAGAAGGCTTCGACCAGTCCCGCCCACACGAGTAACGCGGCCACTCCGCAGATGAGGGTTACGAGGTCGCCAGATATCTGACGCAGTCGCGCCTTCAAAGAGATCGGCGTCCCCCATCCGATGAGCGCTTTTCCCAGCACGAGGCCGGCCTGTCCCGCGATCAGGATTGCCGGAATCTCGATTGCGCCGTGCGGCAGGAGCCAGCCGGCAAGGAAGCGTACCTCTCCCGCCAGAACGTAGTCGCAAACGACCGCCCCGAGGATCGTGCCGTTGTAGAACAACATGATGATGGTGCCGATTCCCCATGTCATCCCGAGCGCCATCGTAAAAATCGAAACCCTTGTATTATGAGTCATCAAGAAAGCCGAAAACGTGCCTTTTCTTCCTTCAAGATGATCCACCTCGCGCGACTCCTCATAGGCGACACGTTGTGAAGGGTCTCCCTGCAGGTGTGAGAACGGCATCAATACATCCTTCGAATCGGGATCGAGAGACAGCGCGAACCCTCCAAAACTTGCGCCTGCAAGAGTAATGAGAACGGCCAGCGCGAAAGCCATCGCATGTTTTCGGAAAACCTGCGGAAAAGTTTGAAAGAACCACGTTCGGACGGAGAAGCGGACGCCCCTGTCGCGGGTTTCATGAATTTCCGCATAGGCTCGCGAGACCAACGATTCCAGATAGCGGTGAGTTCCAGGTTCGGACGGAAACGCGGCGAGCCTCACCAGATCGCTTGAGACGCGCTGGTAAAGATAATGAAACCGTTTCGCTTCCTCGAGACTCAATGTGCGTTCGACACGCGTTTCGAGCTCCGTAAGGAGTTTCTCCAGTTCCTTCCAGTACCGCTCTTCTGAAATGAGAAATCGCTGCAGGTCGACTATCACAGGAGTTGCCTTCGTTTCACATTGATGTATTGCGAAACCAGATGACTGCACATCGTCTCATTGTCCAACAGATTCATCGCGACACCGCGGCGCTTCAACACCTGCTCCAATTCCCGCAGTTGCTGAAACTGCAGGTGACCGCCCAATCGCCGGTAGAGATCATCCGCCTCCCGGACGGCCTCGCCGGAAAATACGGGCGCCAGCACGGGCGTTTTCAGCATATTTACCAGGACGAGATGATGCCGCGTGAGCACATCCAGATTCTGGACGAAAGTCTCCGCGAGCACCGGATCGTCGAGATTGGTCAGGAAAATGAGCAGGGCGCGGCGCCGGAGGCGGAGGCGGATAAACGAGTTCAGCTCGTTGAAGTCCGGGTTCACCATTTTCGGCTGGAGCGAGTAAAGCGCGTCGCGACACGCCGCATAATGAGCTTTTCCGTTCCGGGCGCGCACGAAGGAGTGCACCTTGTCGTGAAATGTCAGCAGCCCGAACAAGTCGCCCTGCTTCTCGGCCACCAGCGCCAGGACCAACGCTGCGGTAATGAATCGCTCTAGTTGAAGAACGGTCGGGGGTGATTCGGGCGATCCATTCGACTGCGTCTGGATTTCGCGCGAACTGAGGCGCGATGCATCCAGCACAACATATATCTCTTGAGTCCGCTCGATCTGAAAAATCTTGGTGACGGGATGACTTCTCTTTGCCGTCGCTTTCCAATGGATATCTTCGTAACTGTCGCCCGGAATGTAATCCCGAAGCTTCTCGAATTCCTTTCCCTTTCCGACCTGGCGCTGGGCGTGCAGGCCAAACATACCCCTGTTCAGAAAAAGCGCGGCCAGACTCTTCTGTTCCTTATGAATATTTGGATAAACACGGACCTCGGCCTCCACCTGAAATGTCTTGCGGAAAGCCCAGAACCCGATAGGTGATCCGGTTTCCAGATGGACGGCCTGAATCGCATATGTCCCTCTTCTCGAGGGCGTACAGGGGATGGCGACTTCATAGGCCCTATTTTCTTTGGAAAGGGCGGTAGTGAATTCTTCGACCGGCAACTTGAATTCAGCCGGCGCCCCAATTCCGATCCGCAGCCTGCGATTTGAAGGTTGTTTTGTTTCCAATTTCAGAAGAAGCAAACCTTCCTTATTTTCGGTTATGCGGATTACTTCCGGCAAGTGGACTTCGATATTATCGAGTCGTTTCCGGGCAGAGAGGGCGTCCGCTATCGCGAGAATGAGGAAGCCGCCTATGATGATTTCGGCCGCAAGCAATGTTGACGGCTGGATGGCGGCCACAAACGAAAAGGGAACCACGAGACAGGCGACCCAGAACAGTAATCGGTATTGAGGCGCGATCATCGGGGGACGTTCACTTTCTGGAGAATTCGTTCGACGACTTCGGCGACCGCCAATCCTTCAATTTCATATTCGGGGCGCAGGATGATTCGATGTTCCAGAACGGGCAGCGCCATGGTCTTCACATCGTCGGGCGTAACGTAGTCTCTTCCCGAGATTGCAGCCAGCATCCTGGCCGAAAGCAGGAGCGCCTGAGTGCCGCGGGGGCCTGCGCCGACGAGAACACTATCTTCGATGCGGGTTTTACGAATAATCTCGACGATATATTGGAGCAGCTCATCACGCACCAGGATGTATTCGCTTATCCTGCGCAACTGCTGCAAGTCGTCCGAGTTGATTACGGCTTTCACCTCGCCCCTGGCAAGGGTTTCCTCCGGCGAGGAGTCTTTGAGCATTCGCTTCGCCAGCTCGAGTTCTTCGGCCTGGTCGGGACACGCCATCGAGATCTTCAGCATAAACCTGTCTTTTTGCGCCTCGGGCAGCGGATACGTCCCTTCGAACTCGATAGGATTCTGGGTCGCAAAAACCGTGAAATTGGGTGAGAGCAGGTGGGTTTCTCGATCAATGGTCACCCGCCGCTCCTGCATCGCCTGCAGGAGGGCGGATTGTGTCTTTGCCGGCGCGCGATTGATTTCATCGGCAAGAAGGAACGTAGTGAAGACCGGTCCTTTCACCAGGACGAATTCGTTGGCTTTCAAATTAAAGACGTTGGTCCCGATGATATCCGAGGGCATCAGGTCGGGCGTAAACTGGATGCGCGAGAACTCGCAGCCGAGCACGCAGGCGAGGGTGCGGACAAGCAGGGTTTTTGCCACCCCCGGCACTCCCTCAAGGAGGGCGTGCTGTCCGGTGAAGATAGCGATAAGGGCCTTATCGACAACTTCCTGGTGGCCAATGATAACTTTCGCAACCTCCTGGCGCGCTCGGGTCAGCACATCAGTCAGGAACGCGATGCTTCGTCCGTCCGTTTTCAATTTTTCACTCCTTCTCCGCCAATACAGCGGAAATCATTTGATAGGCTTCGACCGGGTTGCGCCGCCTCGCAGGAGATGCCATCTCCTGCTCGAGAATTTCGCGCACCCGCTTGCGCTTTCGTTCATCGATGAGTCCCGGAGAACGCTCCCATTCCTCGACGCATACCTGCAATATCTTTTTCGCTGGAATGCTGCGCCGCAGCAAATTGACCAGTCCCGCTGCAGAGTCCTTGCCGCGCCGGCTCATTTGTTCGGCAGGCGTCCCGTGTTTCGGGGTCAGGCTGAATGCGTTTTTCCAGACGAACAGGAGCGCGAGCCCGATCAAAGCCGTCAGCGGCCGGTCCAACCGATAGCTGCGAACCAGCGTCATGATTCCCTTATGCTCCTGAATCCCGAAATGACTCTCATCAAAGATGACGGTCGAGGAAGGTCCCACCAGCCAGGCGATGAGGCCGGTATGTCTTTCCCGGCGCATCGCTTCATTGCTGAGGAGATACGAATCGCTGCACAGAACGATCGTTCCTCGAATCCATTGGCGTTCTACAAGGACGGGAAGCCCGTTTCGGGCATACAACACTTTCCATGGCTCAGATAACTGTGTGAAGTACAGAGCCGAATACCAGGGCAGCATCTCGGGCCAGTCGGCCGGTCCGTTCTGTTTCAGCGCCGTCATTTCGAGATAATCCTCGTTTTCAGACTCCTTTGGCATCAAGGTTGAGAACTTGAATCCCCACCGATTTTCGATCGAAACCATGCGGACGAACCACGGCTCTTCCGCCGGGTCCACGCCTTCATCTTCATCCTCAGAAGATTCCTCTTTCTTCTCAGACTTCTCTTTGGAATGTTCCTCCTGCGATTCATTTATTGACCCGCCGCTCTCTTCGCCTCTTTCACCGTTACCGCTCGCTTCTGCTATTTCCTCGGTTATCGGGAAGAAGGTAAGAATCAGCCGTCCGCCGTCGCCCACAAAATCCTCGATGGCCTTGATCACGTATTCCGGATCATCGGACAGATTGGCGCCGCAAATGAACAAGGTTTTGCCTTTCCCGCCGCCCAGTTGCTCGATTGGGCTCATGTTTTGCTGGACCGACACGCCCTCCAATGCGGCCATCGCCTTGTACAGCGCCCGCGTTCCGAGCGGATCGCTCCTAAGCGTGGAATACGGCGGGTACATGTTTCCTTGCTCATACACGAGATCGAAGAGACGGTACAAGCCCCAGGCGAACATGACAATGATCGCCGCAAAAAGAAGGGGAGCCGATTTAGTTAGCGCCTTCATACGTTTTCAACTTTTGTTGGTTCGCGAGGAGATATTCCACCAGATCGCGTCGCGCTTCGTAATCGCCGTACCAGATTGATTCGTACACGGTAGCGCTTTGAGAAAAGACATCTATGAGCTCCGGATACGCATGGGCGCGCCGTTCGAGCTCCCGTTTATAGTCGCGATTGGATTTGAACAAAGCGATATAAATGAAGTTGGCTCTGGCGAGCAGCGCAAGGGTGGCAAGAAAAACCGCCCGCAGCGCCAGCCGAAATTCGCCTTGCTCGAGAAGTTCTGCCGCCAGCGCAAGCCAGCCGTCTTCCGGCAGTTCGGCGGCGCTCGTGGTTTCCTTCTCGATATCAGGTCTGGCCCGCACGACAATGGCGTCGACTTGAAGAGGCTGCCGGAAGCGGTTCTTCCACATTCGCCATATCATCACGCCGACGACAACGAAGAGCAGGATTGCAAGGCCGTATAAAATCGTTCGCAAGACACCGCTGATTGTTTCGAGACCTCTTCTATCCCTGTCGAATTCAGGCGCTCGTTTGCTGAGCCAATCGATCAAAGCCTCAATCCACCGGGTGAGCGGCTGGGCCCTGCGCATGATAGCCTCTCCCCAATCGGCCAGGGTCTCGGCAATGTGGCGGAAAAATGAGGCCGTTGCGCCACCCTCTTTTTCAGCCGGCTTCTCTCTGGGCATTCGCCACACGTAAAAGCGGGACTCGAGTTCCCGGTC belongs to Candidatus Abyssobacteria bacterium SURF_5 and includes:
- a CDS encoding RDD family protein; translation: MFRRTNALVIRTSEGISFSLLLAGPVTRFFAWIIDLGCIIVITSVITQLLYSLNIISRDFATAVIILLYFLVSIGYSIILEWYWRGQTLGKRLLGLRVVDEDGLRLKFSQIAIRNLLRFVDALPVFYLIGGTASVVTPRSQRLGDIAASTVVIRKRPDLKYDFGGLLSEKYNSFREYPHLVARLRQHAPPEFTALALQAVQRRESLESGSRLELFKDIAAYIKSLVKFPDEATFGLTDEQYVRNAVDSLFKERGRES
- a CDS encoding stage II sporulation protein M; amino-acid sequence: MIVDLQRFLISEERYWKELEKLLTELETRVERTLSLEEAKRFHYLYQRVSSDLVRLAAFPSEPGTHRYLESLVSRAYAEIHETRDRGVRFSVRTWFFQTFPQVFRKHAMAFALAVLITLAGASFGGFALSLDPDSKDVLMPFSHLQGDPSQRVAYEESREVDHLEGRKGTFSAFLMTHNTRVSIFTMALGMTWGIGTIIMLFYNGTILGAVVCDYVLAGEVRFLAGWLLPHGAIEIPAILIAGQAGLVLGKALIGWGTPISLKARLRQISGDLVTLICGVAALLVWAGLVEAFFSQYHEPVIPYSLKTTFGLLELILLTVYLMWSGRKRVAPAEIDR
- a CDS encoding DUF58 domain-containing protein — its product is MIAPQYRLLFWVACLVVPFSFVAAIQPSTLLAAEIIIGGFLILAIADALSARKRLDNIEVHLPEVIRITENKEGLLLLKLETKQPSNRRLRIGIGAPAEFKLPVEEFTTALSKENRAYEVAIPCTPSRRGTYAIQAVHLETGSPIGFWAFRKTFQVEAEVRVYPNIHKEQKSLAALFLNRGMFGLHAQRQVGKGKEFEKLRDYIPGDSYEDIHWKATAKRSHPVTKIFQIERTQEIYVVLDASRLSSREIQTQSNGSPESPPTVLQLERFITAALVLALVAEKQGDLFGLLTFHDKVHSFVRARNGKAHYAACRDALYSLQPKMVNPDFNELNSFIRLRLRRRALLIFLTNLDDPVLAETFVQNLDVLTRHHLVLVNMLKTPVLAPVFSGEAVREADDLYRRLGGHLQFQQLRELEQVLKRRGVAMNLLDNETMCSHLVSQYINVKRRQLL
- a CDS encoding MoxR family ATPase, producing the protein MAFLTDVLTRARQEVAKVIIGHQEVVDKALIAIFTGQHALLEGVPGVAKTLLVRTLACVLGCEFSRIQFTPDLMPSDIIGTNVFNLKANEFVLVKGPVFTTFLLADEINRAPAKTQSALLQAMQERRVTIDRETHLLSPNFTVFATQNPIEFEGTYPLPEAQKDRFMLKISMACPDQAEELELAKRMLKDSSPEETLARGEVKAVINSDDLQQLRRISEYILVRDELLQYIVEIIRKTRIEDSVLVGAGPRGTQALLLSARMLAAISGRDYVTPDDVKTMALPVLEHRIILRPEYEIEGLAVAEVVERILQKVNVPR
- a CDS encoding DUF4350 domain-containing protein; translation: MKALTKSAPLLFAAIIVMFAWGLYRLFDLVYEQGNMYPPYSTLRSDPLGTRALYKAMAALEGVSVQQNMSPIEQLGGGKGKTLFICGANLSDDPEYVIKAIEDFVGDGGRLILTFFPITEEIAEASGNGERGEESGGSINESQEEHSKEKSEKKEESSEDEDEGVDPAEEPWFVRMVSIENRWGFKFSTLMPKESENEDYLEMTALKQNGPADWPEMLPWYSALYFTQLSEPWKVLYARNGLPVLVERQWIRGTIVLCSDSYLLSNEAMRRERHTGLIAWLVGPSSTVIFDESHFGIQEHKGIMTLVRSYRLDRPLTALIGLALLFVWKNAFSLTPKHGTPAEQMSRRGKDSAAGLVNLLRRSIPAKKILQVCVEEWERSPGLIDERKRKRVREILEQEMASPARRRNPVEAYQMISAVLAEKE